From a single Chiloscyllium punctatum isolate Juve2018m chromosome 31, sChiPun1.3, whole genome shotgun sequence genomic region:
- the LOC140457213 gene encoding uncharacterized protein isoform X1, with the protein MEGKSTICTGEKLYTCSVCGRDFSRSSGLSRHKCSQTGENLWKCEDCGKGFNYPSDLETHQRSHTGEKPFTCPQCGKAFTQSSTLLKHQRDHNGHRPFTCPECGKGFTQFSNFLGHQRTHTGERPFTCTECGKGFTQSSHLMAHQRVHTGNRPFTCSECGKGSSQLSDLLKHQRVHTGERPFTCSECGKGFTQSSHLLKHQRVHSDERPFECLHCGKHFKSSVELVSHQRVHSDERPFKCQDCGKCFKTSGELVTHQRVHTDERPFRCSHCGTGFRKSSQLTVHQRIHTGERPLSCSNCGKRFNHLSNLLKHKRIHTGEKPFTCSECGKRFTQSSHLLRHKRVHK; encoded by the coding sequence ATGGAAGGAAAAAGCACCATTTGCACTGGGGAGAAACTGTACACGTGTTCTGTATGTGGACGAGACTTCAGCCGATCATCTGGTTTATCCAGACACAAGTGCAGTCAGACTGGGGAGAACCTGTGGAAATGTGAggactgtgggaagggattcaattacccatctgacctggagacacatcagcgcagtcacactggggagaaaccgTTCACCTGTCctcagtgtgggaaggccttcactcAGTCATCCACCCTCCTCAAACATCAGCGTGATCACAATGGCCACAGGCCATTCACCtgtcctgagtgtgggaagggattcactcagtttTCCAACTTCTTGGGTCATCAGAGaactcacactggggagaggccattcacctgcacagagtgtgggaaaggattcactcagtcatcccaccTGATggcacaccagcgagttcacactgggAACAGACCTTTCACCTGCTCCGAATGTGGGAAGGGAAGCTCTCAGTTATCAgatctgctgaaacaccagcgggttcacactggtgagagaccattcacctgctctgagtgtggaaagggattcactcagtcatcgcacttgctgaaacaccagcgagttcacagtGATGAAAGACCATTTGAATGCCTGCATTGTGGGAAGCATTTTAAAAGTTCTGTGGAACTGGTGTCTCATCAACGGGTTCACAGTGACGAGAGACCTTTTAAATGCCAAGACTGTGGGAAGTGCTTTAAAACTTCTGGGGAACTGGTAACCCATCAACGCGTTCACACTGACGAGAGACCGTTCAGATgctctcactgtgggactgggttCAGGAAATCATCTCAACTCACTGTACACCAGCgaattcacactggggagaggccgctCAGCTGCTCCAACTGTGGGAAGAGATTTAATCATTTGTCCAATCTACTAAAACACAAGCGTATTCACACTGGGGAaaagccattcacctgctctgaatGTGGGAAAAGATTCACTCAGTCTTCCCATCTATTGAGGCATAAGCGAGTTCACAAGTAA